A part of Carettochelys insculpta isolate YL-2023 chromosome 1, ASM3395843v1, whole genome shotgun sequence genomic DNA contains:
- the LOC142006798 gene encoding lysozyme g-like, giving the protein MLLSLLFLGLAALVAPSVSYGCYGDLQTIQTPEVSCEPVQTPACGVQSAAKLVQVHIIRLRQYEVPIKRVAKIYCIDPALIGALISVESGAGLNLVDGWNRDRTRYGLMQIHKHYNTIPVAWDSEDHIAHGTNILVTSMKELRIKHPTWTWQQCLIGGLCAFHDKVRNIQVYDGTDNCNLNNNYVNTVLVRAKTLQTMGFTI; this is encoded by the exons ATGCTACTATCTCTGCTGTTTCTGGGCCTTGCTGCCCTTGTTG CTCCTTCGGTAAGTTATGGATGTTATGGCGATTTACAAACGATTCAAACCCCTGAGGTTTCCTGCGAACCTGTGCAAACCCCAGCTT GTGGTGTTCAGTCTGCAGCAAAGCTTGTTCAAGTACATATCATACGTCTCAGGCAATACGAAGTCCCCATCAAGAGAGTTGCCAAAATTTATTGCATAGATCCAGCACTGATTGGTGCACTTATCTCTGTGGAGAGCGGTGCTGGACTGAATCTTGTTGATGGCTGGAACCGTGACAGAACTCGATATGGCTTGATGCAG ATTCACAAACACTACAATACAATTCCTGTAGCCTGGGATAGCGAAGATCATATAGCTCATGGTACAAATATTCTAGTTACCTCAATGAAAGAATTAAGAATCAAGCATCCTACCTGGACATGGCAACAATGTCTCATAG GTGGACTGTGTGCCTTTCATGATAAGGTTAGAAACATCCAGGTCTATGACGGGACGGACAACTGCAATCTGAACAACAATTATGTTAATACTGTTCTTGTTCGAGCCAAGACACTGCAGACTATGGGCTTTACAATTTGA